The following proteins come from a genomic window of Thermus antranikianii DSM 12462:
- the gltX gene encoding glutamate--tRNA ligase, with product MVVTRIAPSPTGDPHVGTAYIALFNYVWARKNGGRFLVRIEDTDRTRYVPGAEERILAALKWLGIAYDEGPDIGGPHAPYRQSERLPLYQKHAEELLRRGWAYRAFETPEELERIRKEKGGYDGRARNIPPEEAEERAKRGEPHVIRLKVPRPGTTEVRDELRGVVVYDNQEIPDVVLLKSDGYPTYHLANVVDDHLMGVTDVIRAEEWLVSTPIHVLLYRAFGWEVPKFYHMPLLRNPDKTKISKRKSHTSLEWYRAEGFLPEALRNYLALMGFSMPDGREIFTLEELIEAFTWERVSLGGPVFDLEKLRWLNGKYIREVLPLEEVAERAKPFLQAAGLSWPSEAYLRRAVELMRPRFDTLKELPEKAPYLFSEDYPFGEKALEKLREGLPVLREVEPLLRAQEDWSEAALDALLRGFAQERGLKLGQVAQPLRAALTGSLETPGLFEIMALLGKERVLARLARALAGGTS from the coding sequence ATGGTGGTGACCCGCATCGCCCCAAGCCCCACGGGGGACCCCCACGTGGGGACGGCGTATATCGCCCTTTTCAACTACGTCTGGGCCAGGAAGAACGGGGGGCGCTTCCTGGTGCGCATCGAGGACACCGACCGCACCCGCTACGTGCCGGGGGCGGAGGAGCGCATCCTGGCCGCCTTGAAGTGGCTCGGCATCGCCTACGACGAGGGGCCGGATATCGGCGGGCCCCACGCCCCCTACCGGCAGTCGGAACGCCTGCCCCTCTACCAAAAGCACGCCGAGGAACTCCTCAGGCGGGGGTGGGCCTACCGGGCCTTCGAGACCCCGGAGGAGCTGGAAAGAATCCGCAAGGAAAAGGGGGGCTACGACGGCCGCGCCCGCAACATCCCCCCCGAGGAAGCCGAGGAAAGGGCAAAAAGGGGCGAGCCCCACGTGATCCGCCTAAAGGTGCCGAGGCCCGGCACCACCGAGGTGAGGGACGAGCTCAGGGGGGTGGTGGTCTACGACAACCAGGAGATCCCCGACGTGGTCCTCCTCAAGTCCGATGGGTACCCCACCTACCACCTGGCCAACGTGGTGGACGACCACCTCATGGGGGTAACGGATGTGATACGGGCCGAGGAATGGCTGGTTTCCACCCCCATCCACGTTCTCCTCTACCGGGCCTTCGGCTGGGAGGTGCCCAAGTTCTACCACATGCCCCTCCTTAGAAACCCCGACAAGACCAAGATCAGCAAGCGGAAGAGCCACACCTCCCTGGAGTGGTACCGGGCCGAGGGGTTCTTGCCCGAGGCCCTGCGCAACTACCTGGCCCTCATGGGCTTTTCCATGCCCGACGGGCGGGAGATCTTCACCCTCGAGGAGCTCATCGAGGCCTTCACCTGGGAGCGGGTGTCCCTGGGAGGCCCGGTCTTCGACCTGGAGAAGCTCCGCTGGCTCAATGGCAAGTACATCCGCGAGGTCCTCCCCCTCGAGGAGGTGGCGGAGCGGGCGAAGCCCTTTTTGCAGGCGGCCGGGCTTTCCTGGCCCAGCGAGGCCTACCTGAGGCGGGCGGTGGAGCTCATGCGCCCCCGGTTTGACACCCTCAAGGAGCTTCCGGAAAAGGCCCCCTACCTTTTCAGCGAGGACTACCCCTTCGGGGAAAAAGCGCTGGAGAAACTGAGGGAAGGCCTTCCCGTGCTTCGCGAGGTGGAACCCCTCCTACGGGCCCAGGAGGACTGGAGCGAAGCTGCCCTGGACGCCCTCCTCCGGGGCTTCGCCCAGGAGCGGGGCCTTAAACTCGGCCAGGTGGCCCAGCCCTTACGGGCCGCCCTCACGGGAAGCCTGGAAACCCCGGGGCTTTTCGAGATCATGGCCCTTCTCGGCAAGGAGCGGGTCCTCGCCCGGCTGGCCCGGGCCCTGGCGGGAGGAACTTCGTGA